The Lemur catta isolate mLemCat1 chromosome 17, mLemCat1.pri, whole genome shotgun sequence genome segment CTCTGCTTTGTGGGCCCCACCCGGCATTTTATCTGCTGTCATTTCCTCTGGCCCAATCTCAGCCAGGAAGCCAGGCTGATGAGAAGGAAGCTTTGATTCTGGCACTGGCACTTCAAGgtgtgctgtgtgacctcaggtggACCCCCCCTCTGGCCTCAGCTATGCCAGTCTGCACCAAGAGGTTGCATGATCTCTAGGGGCCCGGGCAGCTAGCTCGCTGCTGCAATAGCATCACTCTGCAAGTGGCCTTCCATGCAGACCCTAGGTCTGACAACTGAGGACACTGTTCTTCCCTTTAGGGGTCCCACTGTCCAGTCCCCAGAACACCAAGACTGGTCTGTGCCCTGGGTGAGAATGGAGGGGTCTGCTGCTGCCCTAAGGACTCTCTCTGCTCCAAGATTCTTGTATTCCATGACTCTCAGATTCTGTGCTTCTAACATTTGGGGTTTCTCAGATTCTGCAGGTCTGGGCCTCTGGTCCTACTTCCTCCAATTCCTCCATCCTCTCTGCATGGTTTTAGGCCCGAAGGGAGAAAATCCAACCTCCTGGCAACCTCTATTTTCTCTCTAGCTCCCCTGTCCTCACTCTGCTCCTTCCTGGGCTGGGTGGTGGCTGTAAACAGGTCTGGGAGGCAGCGGGGCAGGCAGGCCAGGGGTGGATGGGAGGCTTTGGGACCTAAAATGTCAAGATCCTAAGATAGTGTTTCTCCTGCAGGGGTCAGAACCACCTGGGTTGCCTAGTAAAAACTGAAATCTCTGTTCCCACTCCAAGCTGGATCCATCTGCATCTTATCAACTTGCCCAGCCATTCTTCTAGAACTGCCGTGGCTCTAAGAGAACCAGCTCCAGCCTGGGGGCAGGGTTGAAATCCTGGGAATTGGACCAGGTCAAGCCCTTTCTCCAAGCCTCGGGGTTTCCACTTGTAAATGGAAACCTCAGTAGCCACCTGCCCCTCTTCTCTGCCTAATGGCAGTGACAGGTGACACTTAGGCTGGACCCGCATTGCTCCAAGAGCTTTCCAGAATTGGCTCATCTCACGCCCCAGCAGTCCTAGGAGGTAAACctgttattacccccattttccagataaatattcccgaagcacagagaggtgaagtgacctgTCCAATATCACACAGCTGGTGCAAATGGGACAGCTGGGACTTGGATCCCAGAAGCTGAGCTCCAGAAACCATCTTCTTAACCACTATACACACAGCCCCCTAGGCAGGGTTTGGAATTCTGGGTTCTGGAATGAAGTGCTCCCCCAAACAGGTTTCCCCAGGGCCAGATAGGGGCAGACCTGTTAGGCAGGAACATGGAGAGGAAGGAGGCGAGAGGGTTGGCCATGGAGCTGAGTGTGGCGGCCAGGTGGTAGGCGACAGGCCCGTAGGACAGGCAGGAGTAGGTCTGCACGGAGGGCAGCACGCCGTTGGTGAGCGCGTTCACAAAGGCCACCAGGGTGTAGATGAAGGCCAGGCGAGCGGGGGAGTCGGGGGCCGCCTTCTCCCCGTGCTCCTGGCCCTGGCTGCTGTCTGGGGGGCCCACGTCCTTCTGCTCCCGGGGCGAGATGGAGCGGAGGGTGATCTGGGAGTTGATGAGGTCCTCTGCGGACGTTTCCCAGCGCCTGCGTTGGCGCTGGAGGAGAAAGAACGCGACAAAGCAGCCGGCCATCATGCAGGACAGCAGGAGGAAGAAGACCAGGGGCGAGAAGTGCGCCGGGAGGTAGCGGCTCTCCAGCCGCACTGCGGGGGCCGTCCTCCCCGGGAGGGCTGACGCCAGGGTGCTGAGAACTCCCTGCGGAAGGAGACAGGGGCAGTCAGATCCCTGAAGGGAGTTTGAATGCGGGGAACAGCAACAGTAATGACAATGATAATATGTAAAGGATACTATATATTATCATTAATtgataattgataaataaataaataaggcagcAAAAATAATGGCTCACACTTATCTCCCAGGGAGCACCAGACTCTTGCACATATCAGCCCTGTGTGGCTCCTAACAGCCCTGTGCACAGGGGACCATTGTTCCCAATTCTACCGGGAACTGAGGAGTCAGCGTGGGTTGTCACTTACCTGAGGGTCGTGGGGAGAGCGTGGGTTGTCACTTACCTGAGGGTCGTGGGGAGAACGTGGCAAAGCCCGTCCACCTGGCGCTTTCTGACTCGGAAGCTGGTATGGTTTGCTTGTGTTTGTCTTCtttaaatctcatgttgaaatttgacccccaATGCTGGAGGTGGGGCTCGGTGGGAGGCCTTTTGGTCAGGGGGGCAGATCTCCCATGCATGGCTTGGTGGCCTCCCCAAGGTAATGAATGAGTCCTTGTTTTATTAGGTCGCTCAGAgcgtgccccccccccccccagggcctgctCCCCTTGGCTCTTTGCCTCAgttggaagcttcctgaagccctcaccagaagcagatgcccgcaccatgcttcttgtacagcctgcagaaccatgagccaaataaacctcttttgtttataaatttcccGGCTCAGGTATTCTTTCATAGCAATGGAAAGTGGACTAATGCCAGTGCTATACCTTTGACCACTCTGCTATCCCACGGAGGTGGCAACCACAGATATGTTCAGAGGGGGGCTAGCTGGAGACTGAATGGGGGAGCCTCCCACCTACGGGGAGAACCTCCCCCCTGAGGGCAGAACCTCCCCACCCAAGGTCACCCTATGGTAATGTGACCTGGTGTGGCCAGATCTCTTTCGGGAGATGTCATACATCCAGTTTTAGATATGtgaaatttcaacattttaaaatatcaactaattcaaacacttaaaaaacaTGCTTGCAAGCCAATGTGGCCTGGAGCCACTGGTTTGCAACTGCTGCTGTTCGGCTGTGGTTTGGCTAATACCAGACTTATGTAAATTGTTCAATATCCAGTGATGAAAAGTTTGGTGTTTTAACAATGAGGTATTGAAGCAATGTCTCAAGTCTCTGGTTCTCAACCTGGCTGTATGTTAGCATCACCTGGGGaattttgaataaatacatgTTCACAATCCCTTATCTACAATTCTAGAATCTAAGAAGCTCTGAAAATCAACATTTCTCATGACTCGGGTTGGCAGCAACACATGAATGGACGTGAGGCTGTCCACAGCCCTGCTGTGCCCGTGGGGTGTGGACGCTGGCGGGTGGTAGGCTAGGCATGTCCTGCAGTTTAAAACTCCATACTCCAAAAGAAAATCTGAGCCAAGGACTTCAGTTAAGCCCCATCCTCAGAGAGTTTTATTTAATCGGTCTGGACGTATGGGGACCCGCTGGTACGCTTCCCCAAGGTGCCTAGGAACAGGAGCGTGCCACATGGTCTCAGGACacgccaccccaaaatatgaccaTAGGACACCAGAATATACCACCCAGAATAGACCTCTTGTACATATCGATTATTTCCAGCTggctattttaagaaattgcagACTCAGGAGTGGCTCTGAAAAGTTGCCCTTTTGTAAAGGAAATTTACACCTAAAGGGAATTTTTGTTAGTAAAGGTATCTGTACCAGGAAGTGATATCTGTACCAGGAAGAGAAAGGTGACAAACTTTATCACCCAACAGACTTTTATCCACATAACAAGGCAACCTTTTTCCATACATTCACCATACATTGCTTCTCCTCACACCCctcttcacccccacccccccaaaagcCTCAAGCCTCTGTTCCTTTCTGTAGCTCAGAATGCTATATAAGCTTTCATTATTTGGCCCTTCCTTGAGTGTcatatttttatagcactttcgTGCACACATATTAATGTAATGAAAATGGTTTTTTCTGCTGTTAATCTGCCTTATGTCAACCTAGAAGGGTGGAGGATGGCTCAGGGTGAGACTGGGTACCTGTGTGACGTTGGTTTCCCTGGTGGTCATGGGGCTTGGCGTGACGTCTGACACCTCAGTGACGTTGACGCAGGTGGTGAGACCCGAGCCCTGGGCAAGAGCCACCAGGGCGGGCAGGAGGCCGCTGAGCCCTTCGCCCACAAAGAAGGTGGTGAGGTATTGGGTGGGCAGCCGGTTCATGAAGGGCAGAAAGGTGACCGAAGAGGTACAGTCCACCAGGGCCAGGAAGAAGGTGAGGACTATAAAGGCGATGCTGTGGGAGCCACCCAGTAGCCAGGAGGTCACGTTCCAGAGGAAGGCGAAGAGGACACAGGCGATGGTGCCCACCCCCAGCAAGATGAAGATGATGGGCACCTCAGAAAGGCAGCCGGGCCGGAAGTGATGGAACAGGGTGACCAGGAGGGGGCCGATGTTGGCCAACTGGATGA includes the following:
- the SLC52A3 gene encoding solute carrier family 52, riboflavin transporter, member 3, with translation MALLIHLLVCIFGMGSWVAINGLWVELPLLVTELPEGWELPSYLTVVIQLANIGPLLVTLFHHFRPGCLSEVPIIFILLGVGTIACVLFAFLWNVTSWLLGGSHSIAFIVLTFFLALVDCTSSVTFLPFMNRLPTQYLTTFFVGEGLSGLLPALVALAQGSGLTTCVNVTEVSDVTPSPMTTRETNVTQGVLSTLASALPGRTAPAVRLESRYLPAHFSPLVFFLLLSCMMAGCFVAFFLLQRQRRRWETSAEDLINSQITLRSISPREQKDVGPPDSSQGQEHGEKAAPDSPARLAFIYTLVAFVNALTNGVLPSVQTYSCLSYGPVAYHLAATLSSMANPLASFLSMFLPNRSLPFLGVLTVLGTSFGAYNMAMAVKSPCPLLQDHWSGDVLIVASWVLFIGCLSYVKVMLGVILRDRSRSALLWCGAAVQLGSLLGAVLMFPLVNVLRLFVSADFCNLRCPA